From the Sphingomonas phyllosphaerae 5.2 genome, one window contains:
- a CDS encoding TonB-dependent receptor domain-containing protein — MRQRTLASLLLLTTTLVAPAALAQVAPASSAPAGPPQTSTTTTGQDAAPQQEQQASDAAVPGGADDQAEISAPGVDASTAGDIVVVGRNIPNAVRATAQVVNVLSSADIARTGEGDIAGALTRVTGLSVVGNGYVFVRGLGDRYSSALLNGSPLPSPEPLRRTVPLDIFPTTVVGSALVQKTYSVNYPGEFGGGVINLTTKAIPDENFFTVGASGGLDTESTGKLGYTYFGSKTDWLGYDGGERNVPDFIKQAPTGSGVIPGAQVLQLSNARTTLLQRNGDTPANYSGSMDLGVTGDLGSTRVGLIGSVGVSNTWRTRDATQQDTVSDDGTLRNDFHTVITDNRAVVNGLLGFGAEFGENRVRWTNVYIHDTLKQGRASAATVYNNSSGNPLFQQNTSWFERKLIETQLVGEFKPVQDLSIDVRGAYANSQRNSPYERQFIYLCNTSLNADISAAPASDTGLSCPGVWQATNAFDRFATVVFSELNENLYSGQADVAYKLPGERPMTLSAGYYYSQNDRTSTRLPFTYQTVTGGAIPFPCNLLRPDYLLSPDVVNGCPVPGSGNPSDTAVQMRFDAGQNGSYAYDALLRVHAGYVQAEAEAFDGVRAIIGVRYETATQRVTPVNATGTRLKNDYFLPAATLTWNFAQDMQLRLAASKTLARPQFRELAPQAFRDFESDRLFFGNPRLKDSQLYNLEARYEWFFARDQRITLAGFYKRIDNPIEQVGFFPTPDARLQTGFTNLPRAKLYGVEVEAQKYIPLDFISGGMAGKRAVVIANYTWTHSALTADRTCVAGVLEGTTLGGCQANFAPAASLFRDGAPLTGQSDHLVNLQLGFEDKDNGTQATLLFNYASERVTNRGPSLLGGVGFQPDITEKPGIRLDFVARQTVDVSGKKVEIKAEMRNLTGTRYQEFQTFENGNRVDINNYRLGRMFTLGANVSF; from the coding sequence ATGCGCCAGCGCACCCTTGCCTCGCTCCTTCTCCTGACGACCACGCTGGTCGCCCCCGCGGCGCTGGCGCAGGTCGCACCCGCTTCGTCGGCACCCGCCGGCCCACCGCAGACCAGCACCACCACGACCGGGCAGGACGCCGCGCCGCAGCAGGAGCAGCAGGCGAGCGACGCTGCCGTACCGGGCGGCGCTGACGATCAAGCCGAGATTTCGGCGCCGGGCGTCGACGCCAGCACCGCGGGCGACATCGTCGTGGTCGGTCGCAACATCCCCAACGCGGTCCGCGCCACCGCGCAGGTCGTCAACGTCCTGTCCTCGGCGGATATCGCGCGAACCGGCGAAGGCGATATCGCCGGCGCGCTGACCCGCGTCACCGGGCTCTCGGTCGTCGGCAATGGCTACGTGTTCGTCCGTGGCCTTGGCGATCGCTATTCGTCAGCGCTGCTCAACGGGTCGCCTCTGCCAAGCCCAGAGCCGCTGCGCCGCACTGTTCCGCTCGACATCTTCCCGACCACCGTGGTCGGCTCGGCGCTGGTGCAGAAGACCTATTCCGTGAACTACCCCGGCGAATTCGGCGGCGGCGTCATCAACCTGACCACGAAGGCGATCCCGGACGAGAACTTCTTCACTGTCGGGGCGTCGGGAGGGCTCGATACCGAGTCTACCGGCAAGCTCGGCTACACCTACTTCGGTTCCAAGACAGACTGGCTCGGCTACGATGGCGGCGAGCGGAACGTTCCCGATTTCATCAAGCAGGCGCCGACCGGTTCCGGCGTGATCCCGGGCGCGCAGGTGCTGCAGCTGTCGAACGCACGCACTACCCTGCTACAGCGCAACGGCGACACGCCCGCCAATTATTCGGGCAGCATGGATCTCGGCGTGACCGGCGACCTCGGCTCGACCCGTGTCGGCCTGATCGGCAGCGTCGGCGTGTCGAACACCTGGCGCACGCGCGACGCGACCCAGCAGGATACCGTCAGCGACGACGGCACGCTGCGCAACGATTTCCATACGGTCATCACCGACAATCGCGCGGTTGTGAACGGCCTGCTCGGCTTTGGCGCTGAATTCGGCGAAAACCGCGTGCGCTGGACCAACGTCTACATCCACGACACACTCAAGCAGGGGCGCGCCTCGGCGGCGACCGTCTATAATAACTCAAGCGGCAACCCGCTATTCCAGCAGAACACCAGCTGGTTCGAGCGAAAGTTGATCGAAACGCAGTTGGTTGGTGAGTTCAAGCCAGTCCAGGATCTGTCGATTGACGTGCGCGGCGCCTACGCCAATTCCCAGCGCAACTCGCCATACGAACGTCAATTCATCTATTTGTGCAACACGTCGCTCAATGCCGATATCTCTGCTGCGCCTGCCAGCGACACCGGCCTTAGCTGCCCTGGGGTGTGGCAAGCGACCAACGCGTTCGATCGCTTTGCGACTGTGGTGTTCAGCGAGTTGAACGAAAACCTTTATTCAGGCCAGGCTGACGTCGCCTACAAGCTGCCGGGCGAGCGTCCGATGACCTTGTCGGCGGGCTATTACTACTCGCAGAACGATCGTACTTCGACCCGCCTGCCGTTTACATACCAGACGGTAACCGGCGGCGCGATCCCGTTCCCCTGCAACCTCCTCCGTCCCGATTACCTGCTGTCGCCCGACGTGGTGAACGGCTGCCCGGTCCCCGGCTCGGGCAATCCGAGCGATACCGCGGTGCAGATGCGCTTCGACGCCGGTCAGAACGGCTCGTACGCCTATGACGCGCTGCTGCGTGTCCACGCCGGCTACGTGCAGGCCGAGGCCGAGGCATTCGACGGGGTGCGCGCCATCATCGGCGTTCGCTACGAGACCGCGACGCAGCGCGTCACGCCGGTCAATGCCACGGGCACGCGTCTCAAGAACGACTATTTCCTGCCGGCCGCGACGCTGACGTGGAATTTCGCGCAGGACATGCAGCTCCGCCTCGCCGCCTCCAAGACACTCGCCCGCCCGCAGTTCCGCGAGCTGGCACCACAGGCGTTCCGCGATTTCGAATCGGATCGCCTCTTCTTCGGCAACCCGCGGCTGAAGGATTCCCAGCTCTACAATCTCGAGGCGCGTTACGAGTGGTTCTTCGCGCGCGATCAGCGCATCACGCTGGCCGGCTTCTACAAGCGGATCGACAATCCGATCGAGCAGGTCGGGTTCTTCCCGACGCCGGACGCGCGGCTCCAGACCGGCTTCACCAACCTGCCACGTGCCAAGCTGTACGGCGTCGAGGTCGAGGCGCAGAAGTATATCCCGCTCGACTTCATTTCCGGTGGCATGGCGGGCAAGCGTGCGGTCGTGATCGCCAATTACACCTGGACCCACTCGGCGCTCACCGCCGATCGCACGTGCGTCGCGGGCGTTCTGGAAGGAACGACGCTTGGCGGGTGCCAGGCGAACTTCGCGCCGGCCGCCAGCCTGTTCCGTGATGGCGCGCCGCTCACCGGGCAGTCCGACCATCTCGTAAACCTGCAACTCGGCTTCGAGGACAAGGACAACGGCACCCAGGCGACGCTGCTGTTCAATTATGCAAGCGAGCGCGTGACGAACCGTGGTCCGTCGCTGCTGGGCGGTGTGGGCTTCCAGCCGGATATCACCGAGAAGCCGGGTATCCGCCTGGATTTCGTCGCGCGCCAGACCGTCGACGTCAGCGGCAAGAAGGTCGAGATCAAGGCCGAGATGCGCAACCTGACCGGCACGCGCTATCAGGAGTTCCAGACCTTCGAAAACGGCAACCGCGTCGACATCAATAATTATCGCCTCGGGCGGATGTTCACGCTCGGCGCGAACGTTAGCTTCTGA
- a CDS encoding HU family DNA-binding protein, translated as MNKQELIAQVATAAGLGKNEASRAVEAVFDTISGCLKKGDEVRLVGFGTFAVSKRKASTGRNPRTGEPMTIKASSQPKFKAGKVLKDSLN; from the coding sequence ATGAACAAGCAGGAACTGATCGCGCAGGTCGCGACAGCCGCCGGACTGGGGAAGAACGAGGCGAGCCGCGCGGTAGAGGCGGTGTTCGACACGATTTCGGGATGCCTCAAGAAGGGCGACGAGGTGCGGCTGGTCGGTTTCGGCACCTTCGCGGTCAGCAAGCGCAAGGCCTCCACCGGGCGCAACCCGCGCACCGGCGAACCGATGACGATCAAGGCGTCGAGCCAGCCGAAGTTCAAGGCCGGCAAGGTCCTGAAGGATTCGCTGAACTGA